From Penaeus monodon isolate SGIC_2016 chromosome 6, NSTDA_Pmon_1, whole genome shotgun sequence, the proteins below share one genomic window:
- the LOC119574026 gene encoding LOW QUALITY PROTEIN: GATA zinc finger domain-containing protein 14-like (The sequence of the model RefSeq protein was modified relative to this genomic sequence to represent the inferred CDS: inserted 1 base in 1 codon): protein MRRADGPTLQDIRDFESGLALVILLCVGATLRVAAQDGSYMLDSRGVEVEQGLQPSSELLRNHQAFSQGFKERSEEMALQYSLGQVEYNDPNPEYAWAYEVDAKSTGDMKSAREERRGDVVVGQYSVMDPDGSLRMVDYSVAPGTGFQATVRKEYTGEAFQGQEQRLQAQTRQYSAIQQGSNYQQNRNQYQQNRGQYSQNYDVNRQNRNQYQYSQNRNQNLENIQYSQNRNQYQQNRNQYQRNRNQYSQYSNDYQQNRYQNQQNYNEYQLKPIQYSQNLNEYQQDRTQNQQNRYQFSQNRNRYQQNRNKYSQNFNVYQNRNQYQQNSDQXLPNRNQYHQNRDQYQQNRYQYQQNRDQSLSSRNNNIRYNFQHYGTNRINQNLNRPSPSLYSQNQNYLARYGSGPQNQYNNRFYNQYNTQLKGNQQNQGYSPISVVLASSRN, encoded by the exons ATGAGGAGAGCAGACGGACCGACCTTGCAGGATATCCGAGACTTCGAGAGCGGG CTAGCACTGGTGATATTACTATGTGTAGGCGCTACCCTAAGGGTGGCGGCACAGGACGGCTCCTATATGTTGGATTCACGAGGCGTGGAGGTGGAGCAGGGACTCCAGCCTTCATCAGAACTCCTCCGGAACCACCAGGCCTTCTCCCAAGGCTTCAAAGAACGTTCTGAAGAGATGGCCCTGCAATACAGTCTTGGCCAAGTCGAATACAATGATCCA AATCCGGAGTACGCTTGGGCTTACGAGGTCGACGCCAAATCAACCGGGGACATGAAGTCTGCTCGAGAGGAACGACGAGGTGACGTGGTCGTGGGTCAGTACTCGGTCATGGACCCCGACGGCTCTCTGCGTATGGTCGACTACTCGGTGGCTCCCGGCACAGGCTTCCAGGCCACCGTCCGCAAGGAGTACACAGGCGAGGCTTTCCAGGGACAGGAGCAGAGACTGCAGGCTCAGACCAGGCAGTACAGTGCTATCCAACAGGGAAGCAACTACCAACAGAACCGCAACCAGTACCAACAGAATCGTGGCCAATACTCACAGAACTACGATGTAAACCGACAGAATCGTAACCAGTACCAATACTCACAAAATCGCAACCAGAACTTGGAAAACATCCAATATTCTCAGAACCGCAATCAATATCAACAGAACCGCAATCAATATCAGAGAAACCGCAACCAATATTCTCAGTACAGCAATGATTACCAACAGAACCGCTATCAGAACCAGCAGAACTACAATGAGTACCAGCTGAAACCCATTCAGTATTCTCAGAATCTTAACGAGTACCAACAGGACCGCACTCAGAATCAGCAGAACCGTTACCAATTTTCGCAGAACCGTAACCGGTATCAGCAGAATCGCAATAAGTACTCCCAGAATTTTAATGTATACCAGAACCGCAACCAGTACCAGCAAAACAGCGACC TCTTACCGAACCGCAACCAGTACCATCAGAACCGCGATCAGTACCAACAGAACCGCTACCAGTACCAGCAGAACCGCGATCAAAGCCTTTCCAGTCGCAACAACAATATCAGGTACAACTTCCAGCATTATGGAACCAACCGCATCAATCAGAACCTGAACCGCCCTTCCCCAAGTCTCTACAGCCAGAACCAAAACTACCTGGCCCGTTATGGATCCGGTCCTCAGAACCAGTACAACAACCGCTTCTACAACCAGTACAACACCCAACTGAAAGGGAATCAGCAGAACCAAGGTTACTCTCCAATCAGCGTGGTTCTCGCGTCCTCAAGGAACTAA
- the LOC119574027 gene encoding neprilysin-2-like, translated as MFKLKWFSRYQYGEYKVDEVGLNINPVNTLGENIADNAGIKIAYQAYKKWAEKNEEQVTVPYVNLTHDQLFFLNFGQIWCENNRPEAMLTKIRSGQHSPNKYRVIGTLSNSEDFSRAYNARWSR; from the exons ATGTTCAAATTAAAATGGTTCTCTCGGT aCCAATATGGTGAGTACAAAGTGGACGAAGTTGGCCTCAACATCAACCCTGTCAACACCCTGGGCGAAAACATTGCAGACAACGCCGGGATCAAGATTGCTTaccag GCCTACAAGAAGTGGGCCGAGAAGAACGAGGAGCAGGTGACGGTGCCCTACGTCAACCTCACGCACGACCAGCTCTTCTTCCTCAACTTCGGCCAGATTTGGTGCGAGAATAACAGGCCCGAGGCGATGCTCACGAAGATCCGGAGCGGCCAGCATTCGCCCAACAAGTACAG AGTGATAGGAACACTTTCCAACTCGGAGGACTTCAGCAGAGCCTACAATGCCCGTTGGTCCCGATGA